A portion of the Rhizophagus irregularis chromosome 17, complete sequence genome contains these proteins:
- a CDS encoding uncharacterized protein (BUSCO:EOG092C2UIQ), with protein MSDGKLEKPEIDYTPVCDVKLPETELLAQQGKLAQALDQLLALEKQTRQASDLASSTRVLVHIVKLCHQSGDWKLLNEYVILLSKKHGQLKQAITKMVQETMTYIENTPNLETKLELIDTLRTVTEGKIYVEVERARLTRMLSRIREDEGKINEAADVLQELQVETFGSMEKREKTDFILEQMRLTLAKKDYTRMQIISRKINTKFFAETEQQDLKLRYYELMIQHALHEEQYLNVCKYYRHVYDTPLVKEDEMKWKGILENVIYFIALSPYDNEQHDLLHRIYEDPNLIKLPLHHQLAKNFVTPELMRWPIIQQVFGDMLRKTPVFLIGDEAGEKRWGELHNRVIEHNIRVLAKYYVRIRMSRMTSLLDLTEQQAEDFLAKLVESKTIYAKIDRPAGIISFAAPKNANQVLNDWSNNINSLLGLIEKTCHLITKEEMLHSIARVK; from the exons ATGTCAGACGGAAAACTCGAGAAACCCGAAATAGACTATACCCCGGTCTGCGATGTAAAATTGCCAGAAACCGAATTATTAGCCCAG CAAGGGAAATTGGCCCAAGCATTGGATCAATTATTGGCACTTGAAAAGCAGACACGTCAG gcATCGGATTTAGCCTCTTCTACTCGTGTGTTAGTTcatatagttaaattatgtCACCAATCGGGAGACTGGAAATTGCTAAATGAATACGTGATTTTACTTTCAAAGAAACATGGTCAATTGAAACAA GCTATTACAAAGATGGTTCAGGAAACCATGACTTACATTGAAAACACCCCAAATCTTGAAACAAAACTTGAATTGATTGATACTTTACGCACAGTTACCGAAGGAAAA ATATATGTTGAGGTTGAAAGGGCGCGTTTAACACGCATGTTATCCAGGATTAGAGAAGACGAAGGCAAAATTAATGAAGCCGCTGATGTTTTGCAAGAATTGCAG gTGGAAACCTTCGGATCAAtggaaaaaagagaaaaaacgGATTTTATTCTTGAACAAATGCGCTTAACTCTTGCTAAGAAGGATTATACACGAATGCAAATCATTAGCAggaaaattaatacaaaattttttgccgAGACAGAACAACAG gATTTGAAACTTCGTTATTATGAATTGATGATTCAACACGCTTTGCATGAAGAACAATACTTAAATGTTTGCAAGTATTATCGTCATGTTTATGATACACCACTTGTTAAGGAAGATGAAATGAAGTGGAAAGGA attttagaaaatgttatttatttcatcGCGCTTTCACCTTATGACAATGAACAACACGATTTGCTGCATCGTATATATGAAGATCCTAACCTTATTAAACTTCCGTTACatca TCAACTTGCAAAGAATTTTGTAACTCCTGAGCTCATGCGATGGCCGATCATTCAACAAGTATTCGGGGATATGTTAAGAAAAACACccgtttttttaattggcgACGAAGCTGGAGAAAAACGTTGGGGAGAATTACATAATCGCGTGATTGAacat aATATTAGGGTCTTGGCTAAATACTATGTCAGGATCAGAATGAGCAGAATGACATCGTTATTGGATCTCACCGAACAG CAAGCAGAAGATTTCCTTGCGAAACTTGTAGAATCGAAAACTATTTATGCTAAGATAGATAGACCAGCTGGAATTATATCTTTTGCGGCTCCTAAAAACGCCAATCAAGTATTAAATGACTGGTCAAACAATATTAATTCCTTATTGGGACTTATAGAAAAGACGTGTCATTTGATTACGAAAGAAGAAATGCTGCATAGTATTGCTCGAGTGAAATAA